Below is a window of Thermodesulfobacteriota bacterium DNA.
GCCGACATCCAGGGGGACATCCGGTCCCTGATCGAGGAATCGCTGGAAGGCGCGGAGCGGGTCCGTGGGATCGTCCTGAACCTGAAGAGCTTCTCCCGGGTGGACCAGGCCGAGTCCAAGCATGCCGACATCAACGAGTGCCTTGAGAGCACGATCCGCATAGTGTGGAACGAGATCAAGTACAAGGCGAACCTCGTCAAGGAGCTGGGGGAGATCCCGCTGACCCGCTGCTACCCGCAGCAGATCAACCAGGTCCTGATGAACCTTCTCGTGAACGCCGCCCAGGCGATCGAAAAGCAGGGAGAGATCCGGGTCCGGAGCTGGGCGGAAGACGGCTTCGCCTGCGTTTCCGTCTCGGATACGGGATGCGGGATCCCGCGCGACGTCCTGGACCGGATCTTCGAGCCGTTCTACACGACGAAGGAGGTCGGCAAAGGGACCGGCCTGGGCCTTTCCATCGCGTACGACATTGTAGAAAAGCACGGCGGGAAGATCCTCGTGGAGAGCGAATTGGGGAAGGGATCGATCTTCACGGTGCGCATTCCGCTCGTGGAACCGAGGTGATCCGTTGAGACAGCGCCGCATCCTGTGCGTGGACGACGAAAGGAACACCCTCCGGGCGCTGTCGCGCGCCTTCATGGACGAGGAATACGAGATTCTCACCGCCCCGTCGGGAGCGGAAGGGATCGCGGTCCTCGAGGAGATGTCGCCGGTCCAGGTCGTCATCTCGGACTACCGGATGCCCGGGATGAACGGCGTGGAGTTTCTGAAGCAGGTCCGGGAGCGCTGGCCGGATGCGGTCCGCATGGTCATGTCCGGGTACGCGGACACGTGCTCCGTCGTGGACGCGATCAACGAGGGGCAGATCTACAAGTTCATACCGAAACCGTGGTCCGACGAAGAGCTTCGCATGACGATCGCCAACGCGCTCGAGCGGTACGACCTGCACCGCGAGAACGCGAGATTGAGGGAGGTGGCGCGGAACTTCGAGGAGGGCGCCGCGCAGCCCTGCGTGGACACCCTCGTCGATCACCTCCCCTTCCCCGTCGTGGCCATGGACGAGGCGGGGAAGGTCTTCCTCAGCAACCGGGAGGCGAAGGACCGGGCGAAGCGCTGCGGCCGGGACGGGGACAGGTACGAACCGGCGACCTTCCTTCCGGAAGAGGCGGCCAGCCTCGTCCTTCGGCTGAAGGCCGGGGAGGAAGGCCCTCTCCATCGCGCCTGGGAAGCGGGGGAGGCCTGGGCGTACCGGCTTCCCGCGGGGGGATCCGCCCGGAGGATCGCCGTTGTCCTCAAG
It encodes the following:
- a CDS encoding response regulator; translation: MRQRRILCVDDERNTLRALSRAFMDEEYEILTAPSGAEGIAVLEEMSPVQVVISDYRMPGMNGVEFLKQVRERWPDAVRMVMSGYADTCSVVDAINEGQIYKFIPKPWSDEELRMTIANALERYDLHRENARLREVARNFEEGAAQPCVDTLVDHLPFPVVAMDEAGKVFLSNREAKDRAKRCGRDGDRYEPATFLPEEAASLVLRLKAGEEGPLHRAWEAGEAWAYRLPAGGSARRIAVVLKEGTARG